The Pseudomonas asiatica genome has a segment encoding these proteins:
- the fabF gene encoding beta-ketoacyl-ACP synthase II, whose amino-acid sequence MSVRNAVRIVVTGTGVVSPLGCGTETVWSRLLAGQSGIRALPAKLSEGTGCAVGGRVPTVEDDPHAGFDPERTIATKERKKMDRFIEFALVAADEALAQAGWQPTDEAQRQRTATIIASGVGGFGAIAEAVRTTDERGPRRLSPFTAPSFLGNMAAGQVSIRHGFSGPLGAPVTACAAGAQAIGDAARLIRSGEADIAVCGGTEAAIHRVTLGSFAAARALSSGFNDRPREASRPFDRDRDGFVMAEGAGLLVIESLEHALARGAQPLAELVGYGTSADAYHLTAGPEDGDGARRAMQQALRQADIAPSEVQHINAHATSTPVGDRGELAAIRSVFGSESGVAITSTKSSTGHLLGAAGGVEAIFTVLALRDQVVPPTLNLIHPDEAAEGLDLVALNARHMTIRHALSNGFGFGGVNASLLFRRWES is encoded by the coding sequence ATGAGTGTCCGCAATGCAGTTCGAATCGTGGTGACCGGCACAGGTGTGGTCAGCCCCCTGGGCTGCGGCACCGAGACTGTCTGGTCACGCCTGCTGGCAGGGCAGTCGGGCATTCGAGCGTTGCCCGCCAAGTTGAGCGAAGGTACTGGCTGCGCGGTGGGTGGCCGGGTCCCTACCGTGGAGGACGATCCGCATGCGGGTTTTGACCCTGAGCGAACCATCGCCACCAAGGAGCGCAAGAAGATGGATCGCTTTATCGAGTTCGCCCTGGTCGCCGCCGATGAAGCCCTGGCACAGGCTGGCTGGCAGCCGACAGACGAAGCGCAGCGACAACGAACTGCGACCATCATTGCCTCCGGTGTCGGCGGCTTCGGTGCCATCGCCGAGGCGGTTCGCACCACGGACGAACGCGGCCCGCGACGACTGTCGCCATTCACCGCACCTTCCTTTCTGGGCAACATGGCCGCCGGGCAGGTTTCCATCCGCCATGGCTTCAGCGGCCCGCTCGGGGCTCCGGTGACTGCCTGCGCGGCCGGCGCGCAAGCCATCGGCGATGCGGCCCGGCTGATCCGCAGTGGCGAAGCGGATATCGCCGTATGCGGCGGAACCGAAGCCGCGATCCATCGCGTCACGCTCGGCAGCTTCGCGGCGGCGCGTGCCCTGTCCAGCGGATTCAACGACCGGCCTCGGGAAGCATCGCGCCCGTTCGACCGCGACCGGGATGGCTTCGTCATGGCCGAGGGCGCCGGCCTGCTGGTGATCGAATCGCTGGAGCATGCCCTGGCCCGCGGCGCCCAGCCGCTGGCGGAACTGGTCGGCTACGGCACCAGCGCCGATGCCTATCACCTGACCGCCGGCCCGGAGGACGGCGACGGCGCCCGCCGGGCCATGCAGCAGGCGTTACGCCAGGCCGATATCGCGCCAAGCGAGGTGCAGCACATCAACGCCCATGCGACCTCCACGCCGGTGGGCGACCGCGGCGAACTGGCCGCCATCCGCTCGGTGTTCGGCAGCGAATCGGGCGTGGCGATCACCTCGACCAAGTCCAGTACCGGCCACCTACTGGGTGCCGCCGGTGGCGTCGAGGCCATCTTTACCGTCCTGGCGCTACGCGATCAGGTCGTCCCGCCCACGCTCAATCTCATCCATCCCGACGAAGCGGCTGAGGGGCTAGACCTGGTCGCCCTGAATGCCCGGCACATGACGATCCGTCATGCGCTGTCGAACGGTTTCGGCTTCGGCGGCGTCAACGCCAGCCTGTTGTTTCGCCGCTGGGAGTCTTGA
- a CDS encoding TolC family protein, whose translation MPPKRPLALLVLASLSAGCTVGPDYAQPDTTLPQQYQGQAAVNRRQASTSADLAAWWAGFGDPQLTHFVTLALEQNLDLTQATARVSQARAGLEAAKAALVPSGSVGSQAARAYQSVETPLGQVLNSTPDFDRYGNTYEANLGASWELDVFGGLRREREAALADYQASKAGAAATRLAVAAQTADIYIIIRGLQARIAVARRQVDTQEELLATVNLLHDQGLAAELQVHQVEGALAQVRASVPLLETGLDTAMNTLDVILGSTPGTHRAELAKVKAIPLAPQIAAVGSPGELLRRRPDLIAAERRLVAANARIGAAIAEYYPKLSLSGLIGSATSMSSGNLFGSGASQASGVLGLRWRLFDFGRIDAQIDLAKGREAESLAAYRLAALRATEDVENAFSALVKREEQAGLLEQGVDSLARARQASFASYQQGVVSLIEVLQADESLLRASDTRAQAQTESARAAVAAFKALGGGWSPPPTEVASR comes from the coding sequence ATGCCACCCAAACGCCCGCTTGCCCTGCTCGTCCTCGCCAGCCTCTCGGCCGGCTGCACCGTCGGCCCCGACTACGCTCAACCGGACACGACGCTGCCGCAGCAGTACCAAGGCCAGGCGGCAGTCAATCGACGACAGGCCAGCACCAGTGCCGACCTTGCTGCCTGGTGGGCGGGGTTCGGCGACCCGCAACTGACCCACTTTGTGACCCTGGCGCTTGAGCAGAACCTCGATCTCACCCAAGCCACTGCCCGCGTGTCTCAGGCTCGTGCAGGATTAGAGGCCGCAAAAGCAGCATTAGTGCCATCCGGCTCTGTCGGCAGCCAAGCAGCCAGAGCCTACCAGTCGGTGGAGACGCCGTTGGGCCAGGTACTGAACTCGACACCTGACTTTGACCGCTACGGCAACACCTATGAAGCTAATCTAGGCGCCAGTTGGGAGCTGGATGTGTTCGGTGGACTGCGCCGTGAGCGCGAAGCGGCACTGGCCGATTACCAGGCTTCGAAGGCAGGCGCTGCCGCCACACGACTAGCAGTGGCGGCGCAGACCGCCGATATCTACATCATCATCCGCGGGCTACAAGCTCGCATCGCCGTTGCACGTCGGCAAGTAGATACGCAAGAAGAGCTGCTGGCGACCGTAAACCTGCTGCATGACCAGGGGCTGGCAGCCGAGTTGCAGGTGCATCAGGTCGAGGGCGCGCTTGCCCAGGTGCGGGCATCCGTCCCCTTGCTGGAAACGGGCCTGGACACGGCGATGAATACATTGGACGTGATACTGGGCTCAACGCCAGGCACGCACCGCGCAGAACTTGCCAAGGTGAAAGCCATTCCGCTCGCCCCGCAGATTGCAGCAGTGGGATCGCCGGGCGAACTGCTCAGACGCCGGCCCGACCTGATTGCGGCCGAACGCCGCCTGGTCGCTGCGAACGCACGGATCGGCGCCGCCATCGCCGAGTATTACCCCAAGCTCTCCCTGAGCGGGCTGATCGGCAGCGCGACCTCGATGTCGTCCGGCAACCTGTTCGGCAGCGGCGCTAGCCAGGCCTCCGGTGTGCTAGGCCTGCGTTGGCGGCTGTTCGACTTCGGCCGCATCGACGCGCAGATCGACCTAGCCAAGGGCCGGGAAGCCGAGAGCCTGGCGGCGTACCGACTGGCCGCCCTGCGTGCCACCGAAGACGTGGAAAATGCCTTCTCAGCCCTGGTCAAGCGTGAAGAGCAGGCGGGCCTGCTGGAGCAAGGTGTGGATTCGCTCGCCCGTGCACGACAGGCGTCCTTTGCCTCCTACCAGCAAGGCGTCGTCAGCCTGATCGAAGTTCTACAAGCGGATGAGAGCTTGCTGCGCGCCTCCGATACGAGAGCCCAGGCGCAAACCGAATCGGCCCGTGCCGCCGTCGCGGCGTTCAAGGCACTGGGTGGGGGTTGGTCTCCTCCTCCTACCGAGGTGGCATCTAGATAA
- a CDS encoding PaaI family thioesterase: MDIEQKSFVWTSQQSDAMQRMREGGGKPGLARMEQLAGKSGREILEAMMSGELPYPPMNETMNMTLLAVENGRAVFQGIPLPQHYNPLGTVHGGWLATLLDSALGCAVQTTLPAGRSYTTAELSINIVRSASHKIGPLRAVGTLIHGGRQIATAEARVEDETGKLYAHATTTCFVFDVPTA, from the coding sequence ATGGACATCGAGCAGAAATCCTTTGTCTGGACAAGCCAGCAGTCGGACGCAATGCAGCGCATGCGCGAAGGCGGCGGCAAGCCGGGGCTCGCCCGGATGGAACAACTCGCCGGCAAGAGCGGCCGCGAAATTCTCGAAGCCATGATGTCCGGCGAGCTGCCGTACCCACCCATGAACGAGACCATGAACATGACGTTGTTGGCGGTGGAAAACGGCCGTGCCGTGTTCCAGGGCATCCCGCTGCCGCAACACTACAACCCGCTGGGCACGGTGCACGGCGGCTGGCTCGCCACATTGCTGGACTCAGCCCTGGGCTGCGCAGTGCAAACCACGCTGCCGGCCGGACGCTCCTACACCACGGCCGAACTCAGCATCAACATCGTGCGATCTGCCTCCCACAAGATCGGCCCGTTACGGGCGGTCGGCACGCTGATCCACGGCGGGCGGCAGATCGCCACGGCCGAGGCCCGTGTCGAAGACGAGACAGGCAAGCTCTATGCCCATGCGACCACTACCTGTTTCGTCTTCGACGTGCCGACGGCTTGA
- a CDS encoding oxidoreductase, with protein sequence MANSKVVLVTGVSSGIGRAAAERFAQRGCRVFGSVRNTATAQPITGVELVEMDIRDEASIRQSVQHIIAQARRIDVLVNSAGMTLLGATEETSIAEAQALFDTNLFGILRTTQAVLPHMREQGAGRIVNVSSVLGFLPAPYMGLYSASKHAVEGLSETLDHEVRKFGIRVALVEPSFTKTNLDLNAPQAASRIAAYDSERGVVAQAIQRNVQKAPQPEGVASTMVEAALGAWRMRHTPKGEAALLSKLRRFMPTGPVAKGLRKTFGLA encoded by the coding sequence ATGGCGAACTCAAAAGTTGTGCTTGTTACCGGCGTGTCATCGGGTATCGGCCGCGCCGCCGCGGAGCGCTTTGCCCAGCGCGGTTGCCGGGTATTCGGCAGCGTGCGCAACACTGCAACGGCACAGCCCATAACCGGCGTCGAGCTAGTCGAGATGGATATCCGTGACGAGGCGTCGATCAGGCAGAGCGTTCAGCACATCATCGCCCAGGCCAGGCGCATCGACGTGCTGGTCAACAGCGCGGGGATGACCCTGCTCGGCGCGACGGAGGAGACTTCGATTGCTGAAGCCCAGGCGCTGTTCGACACCAACCTGTTCGGCATCCTGCGTACCACCCAGGCAGTACTGCCGCATATGCGCGAGCAAGGCGCCGGGCGCATCGTCAACGTCAGCTCGGTGCTGGGTTTCCTGCCGGCGCCGTACATGGGGCTTTACTCGGCCTCCAAGCATGCCGTGGAAGGGCTGTCCGAGACCCTGGATCACGAGGTGCGCAAGTTCGGCATTCGTGTCGCCCTGGTCGAGCCGTCCTTCACCAAGACCAACCTGGACCTCAATGCGCCCCAGGCGGCTTCCAGGATCGCGGCCTACGACAGCGAGCGCGGCGTCGTTGCCCAGGCCATACAAAGGAATGTCCAGAAGGCGCCGCAGCCCGAGGGGGTCGCTTCGACCATGGTCGAGGCCGCCTTGGGGGCCTGGAGAATGCGCCATACGCCCAAGGGCGAGGCCGCCCTGCTGAGCAAGCTGCGCCGTTTCATGCCGACCGGCCCAGTCGCGAAGGGCCTGAGGAAAACCTTTGGCCTCGCCTGA
- a CDS encoding efflux RND transporter periplasmic adaptor subunit yields the protein MLLRRFTSSLVICALPLALVACGEQAPSDPRTDAPLVRVALAQSAAPAPRSFTGIVAARVQSDLGFRVAGKVLERLVDTGQSVKRGQVLLRLDPVDLKLAAHAQREAVAAVRARAQQAIDDEARYRALRGTGAVSASAYDQYKAAADAARAQLSAAEAQAEVAGNATRYAELLADADGIVMETLVEPGQVVSAGQPVVRVAHAGPREAVIQLPETLRPAVGSVAQATLFGKDNISVATHLRQLSDVADRLTRTFEARYVLEGELARAPLGTTITVQVANGQADQQFNLQVPIGALYDAGKGPGVWVIRGEPAQVAWQPVTVLHLDDEHARITGQLKQGEQIVALGAHLLREGQHVRVDGQPAVAVAEGGRP from the coding sequence ATGCTTTTGCGCCGCTTCACCTCATCCCTCGTCATCTGCGCATTGCCCCTTGCGCTAGTCGCCTGCGGCGAACAAGCGCCGTCCGATCCACGTACCGATGCGCCCTTGGTGCGAGTCGCCCTCGCTCAATCGGCGGCACCCGCGCCGCGCTCATTCACCGGCATCGTCGCAGCCAGGGTCCAAAGCGATCTGGGCTTTCGCGTAGCCGGCAAGGTGCTGGAGCGGCTGGTGGATACCGGACAATCGGTCAAGCGCGGCCAGGTTCTGCTGCGCCTCGACCCCGTCGACTTGAAGCTTGCCGCCCATGCGCAGCGCGAAGCGGTCGCCGCGGTGCGAGCGCGGGCGCAGCAGGCTATCGACGATGAAGCCCGCTATCGCGCGTTGCGCGGCACCGGTGCGGTATCGGCATCGGCCTACGACCAGTACAAGGCTGCGGCGGATGCGGCGCGGGCCCAGCTCAGCGCGGCCGAGGCCCAGGCGGAAGTCGCCGGTAATGCGACACGCTACGCCGAGCTGTTGGCCGATGCCGATGGCATTGTCATGGAGACGCTGGTCGAGCCCGGTCAGGTCGTCAGTGCCGGCCAGCCCGTGGTGCGAGTGGCGCATGCCGGGCCTCGGGAAGCCGTTATCCAGCTACCGGAAACCCTGCGCCCTGCGGTCGGCTCTGTCGCCCAGGCCACACTCTTCGGCAAAGACAACATCAGCGTTGCGACCCATCTGCGCCAACTCTCGGATGTCGCCGACCGCCTGACCCGCACCTTCGAGGCGCGCTATGTGCTGGAAGGCGAACTCGCCAGAGCGCCCCTGGGTACCACCATCACCGTGCAGGTAGCGAACGGGCAGGCCGATCAGCAATTCAACCTGCAGGTACCGATCGGCGCCTTGTACGACGCGGGCAAGGGGCCGGGTGTGTGGGTCATCCGGGGAGAGCCCGCTCAGGTAGCCTGGCAGCCGGTCACTGTGCTGCACCTGGACGACGAGCATGCCCGCATCACTGGCCAGCTCAAGCAAGGCGAGCAGATCGTCGCGCTCGGGGCACACCTGCTGCGTGAAGGTCAGCACGTTCGGGTCGACGGTCAGCCAGCTGTTGCGGTGGCCGAAGGAGGCCGCCCATGA
- a CDS encoding TetR/AcrR family transcriptional regulator has protein sequence MNKTPSPKTASRGPVDHEVRNQIVVAATEHFSLYGYEKTTVSDLAKAIGFSKAYIYKFFESKQAIGEAICSNCLGQIEAEVRAAVDEAERPPEKLRRMFKALVESSLRLFFQDRKLYEIAASAATERWSSVRAYEERIQQLIQDILQEGRQSGDFERKTPLDEAAMAIHLVMRPYLNPLLLQHGLDYTDGAPQLLSSLILRSLSP, from the coding sequence ATGAACAAGACACCTTCCCCTAAAACGGCATCCCGTGGTCCGGTCGATCACGAGGTACGCAACCAGATCGTGGTCGCGGCTACCGAACACTTCAGCCTCTATGGCTACGAGAAGACGACGGTCTCCGATCTGGCCAAGGCTATCGGTTTTTCCAAAGCCTATATCTACAAGTTTTTCGAGTCCAAGCAGGCCATCGGCGAGGCAATCTGTTCGAACTGTCTGGGCCAGATCGAAGCCGAAGTCAGGGCCGCCGTCGATGAGGCCGAGCGCCCGCCGGAGAAGCTGCGGCGCATGTTCAAGGCGCTGGTCGAGTCGAGCCTGCGGCTGTTCTTCCAGGACCGTAAGCTCTACGAAATCGCCGCTTCTGCGGCGACCGAGCGCTGGTCGTCGGTACGCGCCTATGAGGAGCGCATCCAGCAGCTGATCCAAGACATCCTGCAGGAGGGACGGCAAAGCGGAGATTTCGAGCGCAAGACCCCTCTCGATGAAGCCGCGATGGCGATCCATCTGGTCATGCGCCCCTATCTCAATCCATTGCTCCTGCAGCACGGCCTCGACTACACCGACGGGGCTCCACAACTGCTGTCCAGCTTGATACTGCGTAGCCTGTCGCCATGA
- a CDS encoding efflux RND transporter permease subunit translates to MSDGRFNLSALAVREHSITLFLVCLISLAGLLAFFKLGRAEDPAFTVKVMTIVTAWPGATAQEMQDQVAEKIEKRLQELRWYDRSETYTRPGLAFTTLSLLDTTPPSQVPEEFYQARKKISDEAKTLPSGVIGPLVNDEYSDVTFALLALKAKGEPQRLLVRDAEALRQRLLHVPGVKKVNIIGEQAERIFVEFSHERLATLGIGPQEVFAALNAQNALTPAGSVETKGPQVFLRLDGAFDELQKVRDTPVVAQGRTLKLSDVATVRRGYEDPATFLIRNGGEPALLLGIVMREGWNGLDLGKALNDEVSAINAELPLGMSLSKVTDQAVNISASVDEFMIKFFVALLVVMLVSFISMGWRVGVVVAVAVPLTLAMVFVVMAATGKNFDRITLGSLILALGLLVDDAIIAIEMMVVKMEEGYSRIQASAYAWSHTAAPMLSGTLVTAVGFMPNGFARSTAGEYTSNMFWIVGIALIASWLVAVIFTPYFGVKLLPEIKKIEGGHEAIYDTPRYNRFRRLLGRVIARKWLVAGSVIGLFVTAILGMGLVKKQFFPISDRPEVLVEVQMPYGTSIAQTSAATEKVEAWLAQQEEAKIVTAYIGQGAPRFFMAMGPELPDPSFAKIVIRTDNQDEREALKHRLRQVIAEGLASEARVRVTQLVFGPYSPFPVAYRVTGPNPDKLREIAAAVQQVMDASPMMRTVNTDWGTRVPTLHFSLQQDRLQAVGLTSSAVAQQLQFLLSGVPITAVREDIRTVQVMARAAGDIRFDPTKVMEFTLAGANGQRIPLSQVGEVEVRMEEPIMRWRDRMPTITVRGDIAEGLQPPDVSTAISRQLQPLIEQLPSGYRIEQAGSIEESGKASKAMLPLFPIMLAVTLIIIILQVRSISAMVMVFLTSPLGLIGVVPTLILFQQPFGINALVGLIALSGILMRNTLILIGQIRHNEQAGLDPFRAVVEATVQRARPVILTALAAILAFIPLTHSVFWGTLAYTLIGGTFAGTVLTLVFLPAMYSIWFKIRPGNGNDGSLAGVDRAPPVRQMADLKLP, encoded by the coding sequence ATGAGCGACGGTCGGTTCAACCTCTCGGCGCTTGCCGTGCGCGAGCACTCCATCACCCTGTTCCTGGTCTGTCTGATCTCGCTGGCGGGGCTACTCGCCTTCTTCAAGCTGGGGCGGGCAGAGGATCCGGCCTTTACGGTCAAGGTGATGACCATAGTCACCGCCTGGCCCGGTGCCACGGCCCAGGAAATGCAGGACCAGGTCGCCGAGAAAATCGAAAAGCGCCTGCAGGAGCTGCGCTGGTACGACCGTAGCGAAACCTACACGAGACCCGGCCTGGCTTTCACCACCCTGTCGCTGCTCGATACCACGCCTCCCTCGCAAGTGCCGGAGGAGTTCTACCAAGCCCGCAAGAAGATCAGCGACGAGGCGAAGACGTTGCCGTCCGGCGTGATCGGGCCGCTGGTCAACGACGAATACTCGGACGTCACCTTCGCCCTGTTAGCGCTCAAGGCCAAGGGCGAGCCGCAGCGCCTGCTGGTGCGCGACGCGGAGGCGCTGCGTCAGCGGCTGCTGCACGTGCCGGGAGTGAAGAAGGTCAACATCATCGGAGAGCAGGCCGAACGCATTTTCGTTGAGTTCTCCCATGAGCGCCTGGCAACGCTAGGGATCGGTCCGCAGGAGGTATTCGCCGCGCTCAATGCGCAGAATGCCCTGACGCCGGCCGGTTCCGTGGAGACCAAGGGGCCGCAGGTGTTCCTGCGCCTGGACGGCGCCTTCGATGAGCTGCAGAAGGTTCGCGACACGCCGGTGGTGGCCCAGGGGCGTACCCTGAAGCTGTCGGACGTCGCCACGGTCAGGCGCGGCTATGAGGACCCGGCGACCTTCCTGATTCGCAACGGTGGTGAACCGGCTTTGCTGCTGGGCATCGTCATGCGCGAAGGCTGGAACGGTCTCGACCTGGGCAAAGCCCTGAACGACGAAGTGAGTGCAATCAACGCCGAGCTGCCGCTGGGCATGAGCCTGAGCAAGGTCACCGACCAGGCCGTCAATATCAGCGCTTCGGTCGACGAGTTCATGATCAAGTTCTTCGTCGCGCTGCTAGTGGTCATGCTGGTGAGCTTTATCAGCATGGGCTGGCGGGTGGGCGTGGTGGTCGCGGTGGCCGTGCCGCTGACGCTGGCGATGGTCTTCGTGGTGATGGCGGCGACCGGCAAGAACTTCGACCGCATCACTCTGGGCTCGCTGATCCTGGCCCTGGGCCTATTGGTGGATGACGCCATCATCGCCATCGAGATGATGGTGGTAAAAATGGAAGAGGGCTACAGCCGGATCCAGGCCTCCGCCTACGCCTGGAGCCATACGGCGGCGCCGATGCTGTCTGGAACCCTGGTCACCGCTGTGGGCTTTATGCCCAACGGTTTTGCCCGCTCTACGGCCGGCGAATACACCAGCAACATGTTCTGGATCGTCGGCATCGCGCTGATCGCCTCGTGGCTGGTTGCGGTGATCTTCACGCCCTATTTCGGCGTCAAGCTGCTGCCCGAGATCAAAAAGATCGAGGGTGGGCATGAAGCCATCTACGATACCCCGCGCTACAACCGTTTTCGTCGTCTGCTGGGCCGCGTAATCGCACGCAAGTGGCTGGTTGCCGGTTCGGTGATCGGCCTTTTCGTCACGGCGATACTCGGCATGGGGTTGGTGAAGAAGCAGTTTTTCCCGATCTCCGACCGACCCGAGGTGCTGGTCGAGGTACAGATGCCCTACGGCACCTCGATCGCCCAGACCAGCGCCGCCACGGAGAAGGTCGAAGCCTGGCTGGCCCAGCAGGAAGAGGCCAAAATTGTCACGGCCTACATCGGCCAGGGCGCGCCACGCTTCTTCATGGCTATGGGGCCGGAGCTACCGGATCCGTCGTTCGCCAAGATAGTTATCCGTACCGACAATCAGGACGAGCGCGAAGCATTGAAGCATCGGCTGCGCCAGGTGATTGCCGAGGGTCTGGCCAGCGAGGCGCGGGTGCGCGTCACCCAGCTGGTGTTCGGCCCGTACTCGCCGTTCCCCGTTGCCTATCGGGTCACCGGCCCCAACCCGGACAAGCTGCGCGAAATCGCGGCGGCGGTACAGCAGGTGATGGACGCCAGCCCGATGATGCGCACGGTCAATACCGACTGGGGCACGCGCGTGCCGACGCTGCACTTCAGCCTGCAACAGGATCGCCTGCAGGCCGTGGGACTGACCTCCAGCGCCGTGGCCCAGCAACTGCAGTTTTTGCTCAGCGGTGTACCCATCACCGCCGTGCGCGAGGACATTCGCACAGTACAGGTGATGGCACGTGCGGCTGGCGATATTCGTTTCGATCCGACCAAGGTTATGGAATTTACCCTGGCAGGTGCCAACGGGCAGCGTATCCCACTGTCGCAGGTCGGCGAGGTGGAGGTGCGTATGGAAGAGCCGATTATGCGCTGGCGCGACCGTATGCCGACTATCACCGTACGCGGCGATATCGCCGAGGGTCTGCAGCCGCCGGATGTGTCGACGGCCATTAGCCGACAATTGCAGCCCCTGATCGAGCAGCTGCCGAGCGGCTACCGTATCGAGCAGGCGGGCTCCATCGAGGAGTCGGGCAAAGCGAGCAAGGCGATGCTGCCGCTGTTCCCAATCATGCTGGCCGTCACGCTGATCATCATCATTCTGCAGGTGCGCTCGATCTCGGCGATGGTCATGGTGTTTCTGACCAGCCCATTGGGGCTGATCGGGGTGGTGCCCACGCTGATTCTGTTCCAGCAGCCATTTGGCATCAACGCACTGGTCGGGCTGATCGCGCTGTCGGGCATCCTGATGCGCAACACGCTGATCCTGATCGGGCAGATCCGCCACAACGAGCAGGCAGGCCTGGACCCGTTCCGCGCGGTGGTCGAGGCTACCGTACAACGCGCCCGGCCGGTGATCCTCACCGCACTGGCGGCGATTCTGGCCTTCATCCCGCTGACCCACTCGGTGTTCTGGGGAACGCTCGCCTACACCCTGATCGGCGGCACCTTCGCCGGCACCGTGCTGACCCTGGTGTTCCTGCCGGCCATGTATTCGATCTGGTTCAAGATCAGGCCCGGCAACGGCAACGATGGCAGCCTGGCCGGCGTGGACAGGGCGCCCCCAGTGCGGCAGATGGCAGACCTTAAACTTCCCTGA
- a CDS encoding MFS transporter encodes MNAPDSQTIMPSPANKAQAAPSTHTSTASPWRVFGVVSLAVFLVSMDGTMLFAAFGSLREGFPLATPADLSWVLNAYTMVYAAMLIPSGGLADKHGRKKVFLGGVALFLAASTACGLANNVGWLVAARVLQAIGAALLTPASLSLVLAAFPQSQRAVAVSLWGAVGGLAAAVGPSLGSFVIASVGWQWAFYLNLPVGLLALWRGATLLTEATQQARPRPLDLLGMGLLIIGIGALALSIVQSESPAWSRHELLSVAGIGLMGIVGFVVWARVASAPLVDLSLFRNPTYRYVNLASLSFSIAFSMMFFAFFFYMNSIWHYSLPLAGLAITPGPLLVTPVAALSGRLASRHGHRPLLLAGCLVYAASGLWFLLVPGAEPAYLTQWLPGMLLSGIGVGMVMPSLSGAAVSRLPANQYAVGGAINQAIRQIGSVMGVVLTVLLLGSAGLQRVDFDAVYLCHVGLALLTAALCLPVNTRPATLVKPNDSDASRETTR; translated from the coding sequence ATGAACGCCCCCGACAGCCAGACCATCATGCCCTCTCCTGCCAATAAGGCACAGGCAGCGCCGAGCACGCATACCAGCACCGCCTCACCTTGGCGGGTATTTGGGGTGGTCAGTTTGGCGGTGTTTCTGGTGTCGATGGACGGCACCATGCTGTTCGCGGCCTTCGGTTCCTTGCGAGAAGGTTTTCCTCTGGCAACTCCGGCGGATCTCTCCTGGGTGCTCAATGCTTACACTATGGTCTATGCCGCGATGCTGATCCCGTCCGGTGGCTTGGCCGACAAGCATGGGCGAAAAAAGGTGTTTCTCGGCGGCGTTGCGCTGTTCCTGGCGGCATCTACCGCCTGTGGTTTGGCAAACAACGTGGGATGGCTCGTCGCGGCAAGAGTACTGCAGGCTATCGGCGCTGCACTGCTGACACCCGCATCGCTCTCACTCGTACTGGCGGCGTTCCCGCAAAGCCAGCGCGCCGTGGCGGTCAGCCTATGGGGGGCCGTCGGTGGCCTGGCCGCGGCGGTGGGGCCCAGCCTGGGGTCGTTCGTGATCGCATCGGTCGGCTGGCAGTGGGCGTTCTACCTGAACCTGCCTGTGGGCCTGCTTGCACTGTGGCGCGGCGCAACGCTATTGACGGAAGCAACCCAGCAAGCCAGGCCCCGTCCACTGGATCTGCTGGGCATGGGCCTGCTGATTATCGGCATCGGTGCCCTGGCGCTGTCCATCGTGCAATCGGAGTCGCCTGCCTGGTCACGCCATGAACTGCTGAGCGTTGCAGGTATCGGCCTAATGGGCATCGTCGGATTTGTCGTCTGGGCACGGGTCGCCAGCGCGCCGCTGGTGGATTTGAGCTTGTTTCGCAACCCTACTTACCGCTACGTCAACCTCGCAAGCTTGAGTTTCAGCATCGCGTTTTCGATGATGTTTTTCGCTTTCTTCTTCTACATGAACTCGATTTGGCACTACTCGCTGCCACTGGCAGGCCTGGCAATTACACCTGGTCCACTGCTGGTGACTCCGGTCGCCGCTCTGTCCGGTCGGCTCGCGAGTAGGCATGGCCACCGCCCACTGCTGCTGGCGGGCTGTCTGGTCTACGCGGCCAGTGGACTGTGGTTTTTGCTGGTACCGGGAGCCGAGCCGGCGTACCTGACGCAGTGGCTGCCGGGCATGCTGCTCAGTGGGATTGGTGTGGGCATGGTAATGCCGTCGCTGTCGGGAGCTGCGGTCAGCCGCTTACCTGCGAACCAATACGCCGTGGGCGGCGCTATCAACCAGGCAATCCGGCAAATTGGTTCCGTCATGGGCGTCGTCCTCACCGTGCTGCTGCTCGGCAGTGCCGGTTTGCAACGCGTCGACTTCGATGCCGTTTACCTGTGCCATGTCGGCTTGGCGCTGTTGACCGCAGCCTTGTGCCTGCCCGTCAACACGCGGCCAGCAACCCTCGTCAAACCCAATGACTCGGACGCAAGCCGAGAAACTACCAGGTAA